The following DNA comes from Denticeps clupeoides chromosome 14, fDenClu1.1, whole genome shotgun sequence.
TACATCTACTCATACTGTCTATGCTGCAATAATGAatgaatagtaataataataataataataatacactcaCTCGTAGCACTAAAAATGCCTTCATACGAGCCGTTTGAGTTGGTACAGCAATGTAGCATTGTGCACGTCATTTGCACTATGGCTGTGGGAGGTGGTGATATGGCACTGCTGCACACCCTCCCTGAGAGCCACATTGTCACTATGGGACCTGAGATGTCAGCAAGTGCTTCTGTGATGGATTGTTAATGATCTGGAGAAGACCTGCCTCTCTTGAACTCGCAAGCTGCCAAAATGCTGTAGCATCTGGTGTCTCAAAATGGAGCAGCTTGGCATAtcaaaaatgttccttttttattattattaaatggtCCCTTCTGTGGGCGAAGGTATCTGCATTGTCTTTCTTCTGTTGACACACCTAAAAAATTATGAGCAGATAATTTTTTACTGTGCATCGTCATGGCAACCAGTCACAGCATTTTAAAAGTTCAGCAATAAAAACCTGTGAAAGTCACTATTTGTGTGAACACCTATTTTAGGAGGAAGGCCTtgagaacaaaagaaaaacttcTGTTAGGAGGAGTGATTTAAAAAGCCATTGATTGCATATTGTCCAGCCTTTAGAATTCATCTAAGAATACTCTGggacagaaataaaatgcattgaATAATGGATTTAATATTGTTAAGTTAACCTTGCTTTTATGTTTGAGAATAGATAAGAGTAGATggtagaatataaatatattttcacccACGTCAAGTCTAAACCAGTTCCTACAATCCAAAGGAATCCAAAACGGTCATTGATTAAGCCACACTGGTAAGACTGTagccataaataaatgatattgaAAAAAAGGCATTCCTTAAACAGAGCAGATATTGCCAAATCGTACTCGGTACCCAGAACCTGATCTGTGCTTTACAAAAGACGCTTTCATGAAATAATGCTTAAAGCTGAgcgttaacaaaaaaaaaaaaggtcattgcAAAAGTACCACAACAAAAGAATTGATAAAGcgaatagaaaaaagaaaacagaacactgTTAGTACCAATAATATATGAATGCTCTTGGACCATGTATTATGCTGAGGGCTGAGAAGGTTTAGGATGTGGGTTTGCAAAACGTGGGGATTGTTAACTTTACACATTGGTGGAAATTTTGTATTTGGGCGACATGTTGCAATGGAACCAAATGAAGCTGAATATGACTCCCATGGTCTTGGGGATGCTCTCGTCGTAGGCGAAGGTCATGGCCTCATGCAGCGGCACCTTGACCACCTCGATCAGCTCACCCTCCTGGGGTTGGCCGCCTCCTTCGCTGACACGGTTCTCCTCGGACACCTCTGCATAGAATAAGGTCTGCTTGGCACCAGTCACGCCCACCCCTGACCTGTAGGTTCAGCAGGaacataagacaaaaaaaaggcactgttattaattaattaattgttctGAACACACTCCAGCTATTGTGAAAAAGGTTTGTTTTCTAAATTGACTTCAGAATGGTAAAACGCATCAGCCCTTCATTCTTCAACAAGTATTGactgtacagtcgtggccaaaagtattgagaatgacacaaaacttggttttcacaaagtttgctgcttccgtttccGTATTCTGGCAATTTGCCatagaatgttatgaagagggATCAGCtaaattgcaaagtccctctttgccatgaaaatgaacttgatccccccccaaaaaaaacatttctactgcatttcagccctgtcaCAAAAGggcctgctgagatcatttcagtgatcctctcgttaacacgttgaggagcacaaggctggagatcattctgtcattctgATTGAGTACGAAAATAgtagactggatgctttaaaaggagggtgatgcttcaAATGATTGTTCATCctctgcacgtgtttccttgcagctaaccatggttaacagtcatcattgcgttgcctAAAAAGGGCGTCACAGGCCAGAATATTGCTCCTACTAAGATGACACCTACATCAACCATCCATCAGGTTATGAAAAACTTCAAGGAAAGAGGTTcaaagtgttgtgaagaaggcttcagggtgaccaagaaagtccagcaagcgccaggaccgactcctaaagatgattcagctgcgggatcggggtgccaccggTGCAGAGctggctcaggaatggcagcaggcaggtgtgagggcatctgcatgcacagtgaagACTAAGAaaatggcctggtgtcaagaagggcagcaaagaagcaacTTCTCTCCaataaaaacatcaaggacagactgatattctgctaaAAGTACAGggactggactgctgaggactgctGGGGTAAAGTagttttctctgatgaagcccctttgaGATTGTTTGggacatctggaaaaatgattgtccagagaagagttgagcgctaccatcagtcctgtctcctgacaacagtaaagcatcctgagaccattcatgtgtggggtacagtcatgaataaagaactgtaccaaaacatcctccgacagcaacttctcccaaccatccaagaacagtttggtgaagaacaatgccttttccagcatgatggagcaccgtgccataaggccaaagtgagaactaagaggctcggagattaaaaaaaaatattgaaattttgcCAAGGAAACCCCACGgtccttaatccaattgagaacttgtggtcaaaccTCAAGatgcgggtggacaaacaaaaacccacaaattctgacaaactccaggcattgattatgaaggaatgggtcaccATCAGTCAGGGTTTgtcccagaagttgattgacagcatgccatggcgaattgcagaggtcttaaaaaagggccaacactgcaaacatTGACTTtagcataaacttgatgtaattgtcgaatgaaatgtataaaatgcaatAGTGTAACAAggccgccatgaaggtaaaaagaggcgactctgaaaaacagattcatcaaacgtactgttggggcagtggttgtctagcggttaaggaagcggccaccgtaatcagaaggttgccggttcgaatcccgatctgccaaggtgccactgaggtgccaccgtccccacacactgctccccgggcaatTTTCTTCATTTGGTAAACCAGCTCTTGGGCTTTGAGAGTCTACTTTAATCTCTCCATTACCCCTATCTGGGTGGAATAACCACACCTCAAGCTCAGACTGATTACTTCCTGGATGTGTTTTGACATGGATTTGGTTCTGAAGGCATGAGGGGTGCCCTGGGGGAAGAGCCACCTGCCATAGGGGTTTTCCTGGAATGGAGAAggccaccacaaaaaaaataaccacCAGGAAATGGTGCCGCACGTGGGACTATGTTTCAGTCCCACCTGAGATGTTGTCATGGAGAAATCTCTCTAGGAGCATCCAGTACAAGAGAGAGAGCCATGACAAGGCAAAAGGATCTTGTCGTGAAGGAGGAATATGCCATTagtaatatgcaaatatgccGTTTCTGACAATCAAAACAGGATTTGAACGTTCTGAGACTGTTAAACAAACGTTTAAAATTGTAGAATTTCCAAAAACATTAATGACAAATCATCAAGGTTGAACCCAGCGGTTTcgttccttttctttttcggTCTGTCAGCGACTCCCTGACAAAACACAGAATAGCCGAAATAAAAACATCCCAAACATGCCTTCCCGAAGGTCTAATGCACAGGATTACGTTTCTTCTGCCGGCTTCCGTTTTCATTCTTGCagtaggtttaaaaaaaaaaaaaaaaaagaacccataCGTTTACTTTGTGTCACTCACGTGGTAATATTTTGACAATAGTGGGAGTGGCGAATATCACTTGACAGTCAGGGGCTCAGACAGGGACTCTGAACCGGGGACGGAGGTATGCATGTGCCCGGCCAGACGGGCGTGTGCAGGCCTGCTGCCGGGGCATGGCACGGGGGTAAAGGGTAAACAGTTTATAGAGCTCTTACTGGGTATTCTTTCATGGGGGCATGGGGGCACGCTGACACCCACCCTCACGGCACTAACGGTAATGGAAAAGCTCTGCTTGGCTGGAGCCATAACATGGTTAAGCAGGCTGCAATGTTATTTGTAGATGTCTGTAATTATATTCGATTTGCTCATCTAGCCATTGGTTTGAAAAGCTTTaagagcaggtttttttttttttgtgacctgCAGTTGAGTTTCATTAAATAAAGATTCTACGTGTTTTGCAGGAaccaaaatgttcttttttaatgaaatattactcTGATGCATTGTAAAACAGTCCTAATTCAATCTAAATAAACATTCTGGAGGTGATTAATGTTCCTTTGACCCGGTGCGCTAAAGCCATGCACCCTCCTGCAAAGATCCACCCAATATGTCACCGTGCCAGAGATATGTTGCTAAGCTACCATTGCAGGGTAGACTATAAAAAGCAGGTATAAGCATTCCAATCGCACTAAAGGCAGTAAATCTGCCGTGAAAAAAAACCCGTCAACGCCAACGTCCTTCAACTGGATAAATGTCAGTGCAGTCAGTCAGGTCAATCAGGATTGTTAACCTGAAACAAAGCAAACGAGCTGCGCGCCAGACAACCGATGAAAGGCCTTATTCATCTACGCCGCAATCACGAATCAGCTCGCCTTCCTCGCTTCATGTTCAGGTTCCAGGTACACAGATACATTCAGAGATACATTCTGCAAATGGCGATTTGTCTCCCGTTTGGTGAGGTTGCAGATGTACCCGATATTCTAAAACGACGCGATtgcttttcaataaaaaaaatcacgcaCCAATCCTCAGCAGATGAATGCATTAAAGGTGAAGAGCTTCAGCATACAGCAGCTTTGCAGAAGCTGAACGTGTGTTGCGGGTGCCGACCTTTCCCCTGCTTCACCCCAGCAGAGGAAAAGGAATCAGGTCATTCAAATCTccagtggcacacacacacacacacacacaccatgaacTGAGGAGGTACTATCTAGGTGAGTGGCTATCTAGAATATCACAGACTGTGTGTGATATCTCTATCCTTCTCTCAGTCATTCACACACAGGGAGGTTTTATCACCATTTTCTTGTTATCTGATGAGAGTGAATTCAAACGTGTGAACATCTACCGGTCTTTAGTATGAGTatctgtggggcagtggtggcctagcggttaagaaagtggccccgtaatcagaaggttgccggttcgaatccagatccaccaaggtgccactgaggtgccactgaggtgccactgagcaaagcaccgtccccacacactgctccccgggcgcctgtcatggctgcccactgctcactcagggtgatgggttaaatgcagaggacaaatttcagtgtgtgcactgtgtgctgtgctgctgtgtatcacatgtgacaatcacttcacttataaatTAGGATTCTAATTTTGATCAATTCTACATTCACAATCTGATATTCACACTTGTTCcatatacattacatttcaaaGGTTTAGGGTCATATAGAAACATGAAATTAGTttgaatgtaataaaatgaataagaaaagtcattgataaagaaataataaagatTTGCTAATGCACCAGATACTGAAGTGGTCTAAAGAGGGCTCAGCTGCACTAGGataacaacaaaatgtttttctaaTACGCAATGAACTTCTAtgcttgcattagtgaacatgtgGAACTTAAAAACGTTAGTTCCAAATGTTCCTCTCTGCATGTATGCAGGTATTCGTTGTTAACAACATGATCAACATCTGGACTGGAGTATTGAAAACATGCTATTTGAATGGTAGTGCAGCATGTGTACAACACCAAGTCAAAAAAAGATGgcacagggtggaaaatgtgaataaaaaataatgcagtACTTCACAAATTTCCCTTAACTTctatttcattgcagacagtatgaacacaagATAATTCAGGGGTAGTAATGAggtataataactaaataatgatGTGTTACATTAGGAAATGCCAGCTTAAACTGTGCCAAAAGGAAGTCGACTTCTCTGGGCTCTGAGGCATCTGGGACGGTCCATTGTGCAGTGGAAACGTGTCCTGTGGTCAGACAAATCTTTTTTGAAAGAAATGCCAGGGTCTGTCACGGTATGGGGTTGTGTCAGTGCCTTCGGCAAAGGTAACTTGCACTTGTGCGACGGCACCATCACGGCTGAGAAGTATATCTCAGTTTTGGAGGACGACGTCTTTTCCAGGGACGCCCATgcttatttcagcaagacaatgccaAACCACACACTGCGCGCATTACAAAGGCCTGGCTGCGTAAAGAGGAGGGTGCGGATGCCTGACTGGTCTGCCTGCAGCCCTGGTTTGTCTCCTATAGGAGACGATTTGTCTCctattgaaaagaaaaatgccccGTACCGTTGCGCACCTAAACCGTTGTTTGCAGGAAGTATGGGACAAACTAACTTAGTCACTCGATTTCTTCAATGCCTAAATGTCTTTTAAGTGTTGTAAAAAGACAGCGGAACTGTACaaagtggtaaatgctgtactgtcccaactttttttggaatgtgttgcaagcctgaatggcaagaatggaCATTTATTcccaaatcaaatgatgttgacgagaaaaaacatgaactattttgtgttcatactgtctgcaatgaaatacaattCGAGGAAaatgaatgacttttttttttattcccattttccaccctgtcccaactttttctgaTCTGGGGTTTATCTGCTTTTCTGAGCACTAGCCTGCTACCTGGTCAATATTACTTCTTATTACTTAATTACTTCTGATTCACGTTTTTCAGTTTCTTTGGAttagacatattttattttctataattacatttgattttaCATCGTTCTTGCGTTGTGGCAGTCATTTCATAAGCAATTTCCTCCAATTTTTCCAAACCTCTCAATTGTGGGTGCATTAGTtcattcttacacacacacacacacaccggtatGAGGTGATCCTCCTCAGCTTGGTGACCGGAACATCGTAGCCACACTCCTCCAGCACCTCCTGCCTGGCAATCTCCTCCAGCGAGAGGTTTGGCTTATCCACCAGGCCGGCGCACAGCTCATAGGTCACGCCCGCTGATGCCGGCGGCTGATTGGGCGCCTGGCTGGTCTCCTCTTCTCCCTTGTCCCcagcctcctcctgctcctgggTCCCGGCTCCGGTCTCGACtgccccctcctctccctccggCTGCTCGGCCGGCTCAGGCTGTTGCGACCTGCTCCTCTCCCATTCACACATGTACACCGCTGCGAAGAAGAAGTATGACTAGGATTACATTCCAGGTGTCCGAACTTGGTTCTAAACATATTTTCAACAGAAGAATGGTCCAATTGAATATCTACAAATGGCTCTGGCTCTTGCCCCTTCATGTGTCATCACCTTCAAACACTAGATCCTAACCTGAACTGAACACCTATGGGAGATTTTTGGAGTGGCGGCTCATTGGCAGTCGTCAAATGCTCTTTGTGAATGTTCCCAATTTTTGAACCAATGCTGCACTTttgccacagaaaaaaaaaaaattgccaccGGTGCCCTAAAAGAGGGACCGAACCAGCCCCTAAACCTTGCTGGTCTAGTAGCGAGAACCTGTGACATCACAAGCAGTGGGCGGAGTGATGGGTAGCTTTAGAAGAGAAGAGTCCAGCCGTGGATATTTCAGTTACGATTTGTGTTTAGTGGGCGTGACCTGTGACGACTCCCGCTGAGCTACTGTAGAGTGTTAATGCGGACGGGTTCTTGGTTGGTTCCCAGTTAAGCACCAGGACGTGGCACCAGCACTTGTGTTGTGGAAATGAGATGTATCTGGTCCGGTCGCAGTGGACAGTCTAAAAAGTTTATCAAAATGATCCATATCCAGTCAGTGTTGGGCCCCATCCACACTGGAACGTTTTTCTCTATGACGGGAACATTTCTGTCTGATCTGGCCTTGCATCCACATGGAGACGCTCCccattctctttttttgtgaaaacgctGAGGTCCAACCTCCatcctgacctataaccccaaatgcgTCATATATACAACActgttgtgctgcagcagct
Coding sequences within:
- the nudt14 gene encoding uridine diphosphate glucose pyrophosphatase NUDT14, giving the protein MEQISNVQAVPCSGSDYLRPFRVHYSQNGTKKSWDFMRTHDSVSVLIFNTTSHCFILVKQFRPAVYMCEWERSRSQQPEPAEQPEGEEGAVETGAGTQEQEEAGDKGEEETSQAPNQPPASAGVTYELCAGLVDKPNLSLEEIARQEVLEECGYDVPVTKLRRITSYRSGVGVTGAKQTLFYAEVSEENRVSEGGGQPQEGELIEVVKVPLHEAMTFAYDESIPKTMGVIFSFIWFHCNMSPKYKISTNV